A genomic segment from Aegilops tauschii subsp. strangulata cultivar AL8/78 chromosome 1, Aet v6.0, whole genome shotgun sequence encodes:
- the LOC109762586 gene encoding F-box/FBD/LRR-repeat protein At5g22700 isoform X6 — protein MAGAEEDEVAPPAPHPVDPQQPMGQGPAAKRSRSEHHHGAGDAPSFRMEDLPVDVQAVIMSLLPLKEAVRTSIVSTSWRMLWTFRCNLSFKGPRYLHENDTKIQQAKCIETVNCVIQQHSRIGINKFSIRCGLFEEDSVHLDRWIRFAASSKAKIIHLDLRFKDVFEEVNHLHLEALLDAQGSSFLRSLFLGGVVIKPHSAICGFTILRRLVLQSVTISGDFTGFLANCAALEDLEMIECSGLTNLIIPQQLDKLQHLLIDGMEVEMVEFYAADLSHFEYKGQVVPIVHHGCSKLKKATIMFSGKKGLAKAFTAVPSILPVKILNVRSVALSKYSQLQKLPTRPDGMFMHLRHMTCRIIVHSRPQEANYDIEVLQLAYCLDAAPQLETLQLNMFYVSSSGVSSAEVVGMRRHDHLKAVFMSGFRCYKAQIKLACCILGNASVLEKLTIEPRITGTRYLGDNTDLHKILPGVCEWAQLTSERFAMDASSAQQGEGSLQHHH, from the exons ATGgccggagccgaggaagacgaaGTGGCTCCTCCTGCTCCACATCCTGTAGATCCACAA CAACCCATGGGACAGGGGCCGGCGGCAAAGCGGAGCAGGTCGGAGCACCACCACGGCGCCGGCGACGCGCCGTCCTTCAGGATGGAGGACCTGCCCGTG GATGTTCAAGCTGTTATAATGTCGCTTCTTCCACTGAAAGAGGCTGTGAGGACAAGCATTGTTTCAACAAGTTGGAGAATGCTCTGGACATTCCGCTGTAATTTATCTTTTAAAGGCCCCCGTTATCTGCATGAGAATGATACCAAAATACAACAAGCAAAATGCATTGAGACAGTAAATTGTGTTATTCAGCAGCATAGTCGGATAGGGATCAATAAGTTCAGCATCAGGTGTGGCCTGTTCGAGGAGGACTCTGTTCATCTCGACAGGTGGATTCGGTTTGCCGCCTCATCGAAGGCAAAGATAATACATCTTGATCTGAGGTTCAAGGACGTGTTCGAAGAAGTAAACCACTTGCATCTTGAGGCCTTATTAGATGCTCAAGGTAGCTCATTTCTACGGTCCTTGTTTCTTGGAGGTGTTGTTATAAAGCCACACTCAGCAATATGTGGCTTTACAATACTCAGAAGGCTTGTTCTGCAATCAGTCACGATATCCGGAGACTTTACAGGCTTTTTGGCAAATTGTGCAGCACTTGAGGACCTAGAGATGATCGAGTGCTCCGGTTTAACTAATTTAATCATACCACAGCAACTTGATAAACTCCAGCATTTGCTAATTGATGGAATGGAAGTGGAGATGGTCGAGTTTTATGCTGCAGATCTTTCTCATTTTGAGTACAAAGGGCAAGTGGTCCCCATAGTGCATCATGGTTGCTCAAAATTAAAGAAGGCAACAATAATGTTTAGTGGTAAGAAAGGACTGGCCAAGGCATTCACTGCAGTTCCAAGCATTTTGCCAGTGAAGATATTAAATGTGCGATCTGTTGCTCTATCAAAATATTCACAG TTGCAGAAACTGCCAACAAGACCTGACGGAATGTTTATGCATTTGAGGCACATGACTTGTAGAATAATTGTCCATTCAAGACCACAAGAAGCCAATTACGACATTGAAGTTCTTCAACTGGCCTATTGTTTGGATGCTGCACCCCAACTGGAGACATTGCAATTGAAT ATGTTCTATGTGTCATCCAGTGGTGTGTCCAGTGCTGAGGTGGTGGGTATGCGCCGGCATGATCATCTCAAGGCAGTCTTCATGAGCGGGTTTCGCTGTTACAAGGCTCAGATTAAGCTGGCGTGCTGTATCTTGGGAAATGCTTCTGTTCTTGAGAAACTGACAATAGAACCAAGGATCACAGGCACAAGATATCTGGGTGATAATACCGACCTGCACAAAATTTTACCAGGGGTCTGTGAGTGGGCGCAACTTACCTCCGAGCGCTTCG CAATGGATGCTTCTTCGGCCCAGCAAGGCGAAGGATCTCTTCAGCACCATCACTAA
- the LOC109762586 gene encoding F-box/FBD/LRR-repeat protein At5g22700 isoform X1, with protein MAGAEEDEVAPPAPHPVDPQQPMGQGPAAKRSRSEHHHGAGDAPSFRMEDLPVDVQAVIMSLLPLKEAVRTSIVSTSWRMLWTFRCNLSFKGPRYLHENDTKIQQAKCIETVNCVIQQHSRIGINKFSIRCGLFEEDSVHLDRWIRFAASSKAKIIHLDLRFKDVFEEVNHLHLEALLDAQGSSFLRSLFLGGVVIKPHSAICGFTILRRLVLQSVTISGDFTGFLANCAALEDLEMIECSGLTNLIIPQQLDKLQHLLIDGMEVEMVEFYAADLSHFEYKGQVVPIVHHGCSKLKKATIMFSGKKGLAKAFTAVPSILPVKILNVRSVALSKYSQLQKLPTRPDGMFMHLRHMTCRIIVHSRPQEANYDIEVLQLAYCLDAAPQLETLQLNMFYVSSSGVSSAEVVGMRRHDHLKAVFMSGFRCYKAQIKLACCILGNASVLEKLTIEPRITGTRYLGDNTDLHKILPGVCEWAQLTSERFGKVINVSGAPLHKKKAGGKTTATGSKTNRAGGK; from the exons ATGgccggagccgaggaagacgaaGTGGCTCCTCCTGCTCCACATCCTGTAGATCCACAA CAACCCATGGGACAGGGGCCGGCGGCAAAGCGGAGCAGGTCGGAGCACCACCACGGCGCCGGCGACGCGCCGTCCTTCAGGATGGAGGACCTGCCCGTG GATGTTCAAGCTGTTATAATGTCGCTTCTTCCACTGAAAGAGGCTGTGAGGACAAGCATTGTTTCAACAAGTTGGAGAATGCTCTGGACATTCCGCTGTAATTTATCTTTTAAAGGCCCCCGTTATCTGCATGAGAATGATACCAAAATACAACAAGCAAAATGCATTGAGACAGTAAATTGTGTTATTCAGCAGCATAGTCGGATAGGGATCAATAAGTTCAGCATCAGGTGTGGCCTGTTCGAGGAGGACTCTGTTCATCTCGACAGGTGGATTCGGTTTGCCGCCTCATCGAAGGCAAAGATAATACATCTTGATCTGAGGTTCAAGGACGTGTTCGAAGAAGTAAACCACTTGCATCTTGAGGCCTTATTAGATGCTCAAGGTAGCTCATTTCTACGGTCCTTGTTTCTTGGAGGTGTTGTTATAAAGCCACACTCAGCAATATGTGGCTTTACAATACTCAGAAGGCTTGTTCTGCAATCAGTCACGATATCCGGAGACTTTACAGGCTTTTTGGCAAATTGTGCAGCACTTGAGGACCTAGAGATGATCGAGTGCTCCGGTTTAACTAATTTAATCATACCACAGCAACTTGATAAACTCCAGCATTTGCTAATTGATGGAATGGAAGTGGAGATGGTCGAGTTTTATGCTGCAGATCTTTCTCATTTTGAGTACAAAGGGCAAGTGGTCCCCATAGTGCATCATGGTTGCTCAAAATTAAAGAAGGCAACAATAATGTTTAGTGGTAAGAAAGGACTGGCCAAGGCATTCACTGCAGTTCCAAGCATTTTGCCAGTGAAGATATTAAATGTGCGATCTGTTGCTCTATCAAAATATTCACAG TTGCAGAAACTGCCAACAAGACCTGACGGAATGTTTATGCATTTGAGGCACATGACTTGTAGAATAATTGTCCATTCAAGACCACAAGAAGCCAATTACGACATTGAAGTTCTTCAACTGGCCTATTGTTTGGATGCTGCACCCCAACTGGAGACATTGCAATTGAAT ATGTTCTATGTGTCATCCAGTGGTGTGTCCAGTGCTGAGGTGGTGGGTATGCGCCGGCATGATCATCTCAAGGCAGTCTTCATGAGCGGGTTTCGCTGTTACAAGGCTCAGATTAAGCTGGCGTGCTGTATCTTGGGAAATGCTTCTGTTCTTGAGAAACTGACAATAGAACCAAGGATCACAGGCACAAGATATCTGGGTGATAATACCGACCTGCACAAAATTTTACCAGGGGTCTGTGAGTGGGCGCAACTTACCTCCGAGCGCTTCGGTAAGGTGATCAATGTCTCAGGTGCTCCCCTTCACA AGAAAAAAGCCGGAGGAAAAACTACTGCAACTGGGAGCAAAACTAATCGAGCGGGTGGCAAGTGA
- the LOC109762586 gene encoding F-box/FBD/LRR-repeat protein At5g22700 isoform X2: MAGAEEDEVAPPAPHPVDPQQPMGQGPAAKRSRSEHHHGAGDAPSFRMEDLPVDVQAVIMSLLPLKEAVRTSIVSTSWRMLWTFRCNLSFKGPRYLHENDTKIQQAKCIETVNCVIQQHSRIGINKFSIRCGLFEEDSVHLDRWIRFAASSKAKIIHLDLRFKDVFEEVNHLHLEALLDAQGSSFLRSLFLGGVVIKPHSAICGFTILRRLVLQSVTISGDFTGFLANCAALEDLEMIECSGLTNLIIPQQLDKLQHLLIDGMEVEMVEFYAADLSHFEYKGQVVPIVHHGCSKLKKATIMFSGKKGLAKAFTAVPSILPVKILNVRSVALSKYSQLQKLPTRPDGMFMHLRHMTCRIIVHSRPQEANYDIEVLQLAYCLDAAPQLETLQLNMFYVSSSGVSSAEVVGMRRHDHLKAVFMSGFRCYKAQIKLACCILGNASVLEKLTIEPRITGTRYLGDNTDLHKILPGVCEWAQLTSERFGKVINVSGAPLHTMDASSAQQGEGSLQHHH, from the exons ATGgccggagccgaggaagacgaaGTGGCTCCTCCTGCTCCACATCCTGTAGATCCACAA CAACCCATGGGACAGGGGCCGGCGGCAAAGCGGAGCAGGTCGGAGCACCACCACGGCGCCGGCGACGCGCCGTCCTTCAGGATGGAGGACCTGCCCGTG GATGTTCAAGCTGTTATAATGTCGCTTCTTCCACTGAAAGAGGCTGTGAGGACAAGCATTGTTTCAACAAGTTGGAGAATGCTCTGGACATTCCGCTGTAATTTATCTTTTAAAGGCCCCCGTTATCTGCATGAGAATGATACCAAAATACAACAAGCAAAATGCATTGAGACAGTAAATTGTGTTATTCAGCAGCATAGTCGGATAGGGATCAATAAGTTCAGCATCAGGTGTGGCCTGTTCGAGGAGGACTCTGTTCATCTCGACAGGTGGATTCGGTTTGCCGCCTCATCGAAGGCAAAGATAATACATCTTGATCTGAGGTTCAAGGACGTGTTCGAAGAAGTAAACCACTTGCATCTTGAGGCCTTATTAGATGCTCAAGGTAGCTCATTTCTACGGTCCTTGTTTCTTGGAGGTGTTGTTATAAAGCCACACTCAGCAATATGTGGCTTTACAATACTCAGAAGGCTTGTTCTGCAATCAGTCACGATATCCGGAGACTTTACAGGCTTTTTGGCAAATTGTGCAGCACTTGAGGACCTAGAGATGATCGAGTGCTCCGGTTTAACTAATTTAATCATACCACAGCAACTTGATAAACTCCAGCATTTGCTAATTGATGGAATGGAAGTGGAGATGGTCGAGTTTTATGCTGCAGATCTTTCTCATTTTGAGTACAAAGGGCAAGTGGTCCCCATAGTGCATCATGGTTGCTCAAAATTAAAGAAGGCAACAATAATGTTTAGTGGTAAGAAAGGACTGGCCAAGGCATTCACTGCAGTTCCAAGCATTTTGCCAGTGAAGATATTAAATGTGCGATCTGTTGCTCTATCAAAATATTCACAG TTGCAGAAACTGCCAACAAGACCTGACGGAATGTTTATGCATTTGAGGCACATGACTTGTAGAATAATTGTCCATTCAAGACCACAAGAAGCCAATTACGACATTGAAGTTCTTCAACTGGCCTATTGTTTGGATGCTGCACCCCAACTGGAGACATTGCAATTGAAT ATGTTCTATGTGTCATCCAGTGGTGTGTCCAGTGCTGAGGTGGTGGGTATGCGCCGGCATGATCATCTCAAGGCAGTCTTCATGAGCGGGTTTCGCTGTTACAAGGCTCAGATTAAGCTGGCGTGCTGTATCTTGGGAAATGCTTCTGTTCTTGAGAAACTGACAATAGAACCAAGGATCACAGGCACAAGATATCTGGGTGATAATACCGACCTGCACAAAATTTTACCAGGGGTCTGTGAGTGGGCGCAACTTACCTCCGAGCGCTTCGGTAAGGTGATCAATGTCTCAGGTGCTCCCCTTCACA CAATGGATGCTTCTTCGGCCCAGCAAGGCGAAGGATCTCTTCAGCACCATCACTAA
- the LOC109762586 gene encoding F-box/FBD/LRR-repeat protein At5g22700 isoform X4, producing MAGAEEDEVAPPAPHPVDPQQPMGQGPAAKRSRSEHHHGAGDAPSFRMEDLPVDVQAVIMSLLPLKEAVRTSIVSTSWRMLWTFRCNLSFKGPRYLHENDTKIQQAKCIETVNCVIQQHSRIGINKFSIRCGLFEEDSVHLDRWIRFAASSKAKIIHLDLRFKDVFEEVNHLHLEALLDAQGSSFLRSLFLGGVVIKPHSAICGFTILRRLVLQSVTISGDFTGFLANCAALEDLEMIECSGLTNLIIPQQLDKLQHLLIDGMEVEMVEFYAADLSHFEYKGQVVPIVHHGCSKLKKATIMFSGKKGLAKAFTAVPSILPVKILNVRSVALSKYSQLQKLPTRPDGMFMHLRHMTCRIIVHSRPQEANYDIEVLQLAYCLDAAPQLETLQLNMFYVSSSGVSSAEVVGMRRHDHLKAVFMSGFRCYKAQIKLACCILGNASVLEKLTIEPRITGTRYLGDNTDLHKILPGVCEWAQLTSERFGKVINVSAMDASSAQQGEGSLQHHH from the exons ATGgccggagccgaggaagacgaaGTGGCTCCTCCTGCTCCACATCCTGTAGATCCACAA CAACCCATGGGACAGGGGCCGGCGGCAAAGCGGAGCAGGTCGGAGCACCACCACGGCGCCGGCGACGCGCCGTCCTTCAGGATGGAGGACCTGCCCGTG GATGTTCAAGCTGTTATAATGTCGCTTCTTCCACTGAAAGAGGCTGTGAGGACAAGCATTGTTTCAACAAGTTGGAGAATGCTCTGGACATTCCGCTGTAATTTATCTTTTAAAGGCCCCCGTTATCTGCATGAGAATGATACCAAAATACAACAAGCAAAATGCATTGAGACAGTAAATTGTGTTATTCAGCAGCATAGTCGGATAGGGATCAATAAGTTCAGCATCAGGTGTGGCCTGTTCGAGGAGGACTCTGTTCATCTCGACAGGTGGATTCGGTTTGCCGCCTCATCGAAGGCAAAGATAATACATCTTGATCTGAGGTTCAAGGACGTGTTCGAAGAAGTAAACCACTTGCATCTTGAGGCCTTATTAGATGCTCAAGGTAGCTCATTTCTACGGTCCTTGTTTCTTGGAGGTGTTGTTATAAAGCCACACTCAGCAATATGTGGCTTTACAATACTCAGAAGGCTTGTTCTGCAATCAGTCACGATATCCGGAGACTTTACAGGCTTTTTGGCAAATTGTGCAGCACTTGAGGACCTAGAGATGATCGAGTGCTCCGGTTTAACTAATTTAATCATACCACAGCAACTTGATAAACTCCAGCATTTGCTAATTGATGGAATGGAAGTGGAGATGGTCGAGTTTTATGCTGCAGATCTTTCTCATTTTGAGTACAAAGGGCAAGTGGTCCCCATAGTGCATCATGGTTGCTCAAAATTAAAGAAGGCAACAATAATGTTTAGTGGTAAGAAAGGACTGGCCAAGGCATTCACTGCAGTTCCAAGCATTTTGCCAGTGAAGATATTAAATGTGCGATCTGTTGCTCTATCAAAATATTCACAG TTGCAGAAACTGCCAACAAGACCTGACGGAATGTTTATGCATTTGAGGCACATGACTTGTAGAATAATTGTCCATTCAAGACCACAAGAAGCCAATTACGACATTGAAGTTCTTCAACTGGCCTATTGTTTGGATGCTGCACCCCAACTGGAGACATTGCAATTGAAT ATGTTCTATGTGTCATCCAGTGGTGTGTCCAGTGCTGAGGTGGTGGGTATGCGCCGGCATGATCATCTCAAGGCAGTCTTCATGAGCGGGTTTCGCTGTTACAAGGCTCAGATTAAGCTGGCGTGCTGTATCTTGGGAAATGCTTCTGTTCTTGAGAAACTGACAATAGAACCAAGGATCACAGGCACAAGATATCTGGGTGATAATACCGACCTGCACAAAATTTTACCAGGGGTCTGTGAGTGGGCGCAACTTACCTCCGAGCGCTTCGGTAAGGTGATCAATGTCTCAG CAATGGATGCTTCTTCGGCCCAGCAAGGCGAAGGATCTCTTCAGCACCATCACTAA
- the LOC109762586 gene encoding F-box/FBD/LRR-repeat protein At5g22700 isoform X3 produces MAGAEEDEVAPPAPHPVDPQQPMGQGPAAKRSRSEHHHGAGDAPSFRMEDLPVDVQAVIMSLLPLKEAVRTSIVSTSWRMLWTFRCNLSFKGPRYLHENDTKIQQAKCIETVNCVIQQHSRIGINKFSIRCGLFEEDSVHLDRWIRFAASSKAKIIHLDLRFKDVFEEVNHLHLEALLDAQGSSFLRSLFLGGVVIKPHSAICGFTILRRLVLQSVTISGDFTGFLANCAALEDLEMIECSGLTNLIIPQQLDKLQHLLIDGMEVEMVEFYAADLSHFEYKGQVVPIVHHGCSKLKKATIMFSGKKGLAKAFTAVPSILPVKILNVRSVALSKYSQLQKLPTRPDGMFMHLRHMTCRIIVHSRPQEANYDIEVLQLAYCLDAAPQLETLQLNMFYVSSSGVSSAEVVGMRRHDHLKAVFMSGFRCYKAQIKLACCILGNASVLEKLTIEPRITGTRYLGDNTDLHKILPGVCEWAQLTSERFGKVINVSEKKAGGKTTATGSKTNRAGGK; encoded by the exons ATGgccggagccgaggaagacgaaGTGGCTCCTCCTGCTCCACATCCTGTAGATCCACAA CAACCCATGGGACAGGGGCCGGCGGCAAAGCGGAGCAGGTCGGAGCACCACCACGGCGCCGGCGACGCGCCGTCCTTCAGGATGGAGGACCTGCCCGTG GATGTTCAAGCTGTTATAATGTCGCTTCTTCCACTGAAAGAGGCTGTGAGGACAAGCATTGTTTCAACAAGTTGGAGAATGCTCTGGACATTCCGCTGTAATTTATCTTTTAAAGGCCCCCGTTATCTGCATGAGAATGATACCAAAATACAACAAGCAAAATGCATTGAGACAGTAAATTGTGTTATTCAGCAGCATAGTCGGATAGGGATCAATAAGTTCAGCATCAGGTGTGGCCTGTTCGAGGAGGACTCTGTTCATCTCGACAGGTGGATTCGGTTTGCCGCCTCATCGAAGGCAAAGATAATACATCTTGATCTGAGGTTCAAGGACGTGTTCGAAGAAGTAAACCACTTGCATCTTGAGGCCTTATTAGATGCTCAAGGTAGCTCATTTCTACGGTCCTTGTTTCTTGGAGGTGTTGTTATAAAGCCACACTCAGCAATATGTGGCTTTACAATACTCAGAAGGCTTGTTCTGCAATCAGTCACGATATCCGGAGACTTTACAGGCTTTTTGGCAAATTGTGCAGCACTTGAGGACCTAGAGATGATCGAGTGCTCCGGTTTAACTAATTTAATCATACCACAGCAACTTGATAAACTCCAGCATTTGCTAATTGATGGAATGGAAGTGGAGATGGTCGAGTTTTATGCTGCAGATCTTTCTCATTTTGAGTACAAAGGGCAAGTGGTCCCCATAGTGCATCATGGTTGCTCAAAATTAAAGAAGGCAACAATAATGTTTAGTGGTAAGAAAGGACTGGCCAAGGCATTCACTGCAGTTCCAAGCATTTTGCCAGTGAAGATATTAAATGTGCGATCTGTTGCTCTATCAAAATATTCACAG TTGCAGAAACTGCCAACAAGACCTGACGGAATGTTTATGCATTTGAGGCACATGACTTGTAGAATAATTGTCCATTCAAGACCACAAGAAGCCAATTACGACATTGAAGTTCTTCAACTGGCCTATTGTTTGGATGCTGCACCCCAACTGGAGACATTGCAATTGAAT ATGTTCTATGTGTCATCCAGTGGTGTGTCCAGTGCTGAGGTGGTGGGTATGCGCCGGCATGATCATCTCAAGGCAGTCTTCATGAGCGGGTTTCGCTGTTACAAGGCTCAGATTAAGCTGGCGTGCTGTATCTTGGGAAATGCTTCTGTTCTTGAGAAACTGACAATAGAACCAAGGATCACAGGCACAAGATATCTGGGTGATAATACCGACCTGCACAAAATTTTACCAGGGGTCTGTGAGTGGGCGCAACTTACCTCCGAGCGCTTCGGTAAGGTGATCAATGTCTCAG AGAAAAAAGCCGGAGGAAAAACTACTGCAACTGGGAGCAAAACTAATCGAGCGGGTGGCAAGTGA
- the LOC109762586 gene encoding F-box/FBD/LRR-repeat protein At5g22700 isoform X5 produces MAGAEEDEVAPPAPHPVDPQQPMGQGPAAKRSRSEHHHGAGDAPSFRMEDLPVDVQAVIMSLLPLKEAVRTSIVSTSWRMLWTFRCNLSFKGPRYLHENDTKIQQAKCIETVNCVIQQHSRIGINKFSIRCGLFEEDSVHLDRWIRFAASSKAKIIHLDLRFKDVFEEVNHLHLEALLDAQGSSFLRSLFLGGVVIKPHSAICGFTILRRLVLQSVTISGDFTGFLANCAALEDLEMIECSGLTNLIIPQQLDKLQHLLIDGMEVEMVEFYAADLSHFEYKGQVVPIVHHGCSKLKKATIMFSGKKGLAKAFTAVPSILPVKILNVRSVALSKYSQLQKLPTRPDGMFMHLRHMTCRIIVHSRPQEANYDIEVLQLAYCLDAAPQLETLQLNMFYVSSSGVSSAEVVGMRRHDHLKAVFMSGFRCYKAQIKLACCILGNASVLEKLTIEPRITGTRYLGDNTDLHKILPGVCEWAQLTSERFEKKAGGKTTATGSKTNRAGGK; encoded by the exons ATGgccggagccgaggaagacgaaGTGGCTCCTCCTGCTCCACATCCTGTAGATCCACAA CAACCCATGGGACAGGGGCCGGCGGCAAAGCGGAGCAGGTCGGAGCACCACCACGGCGCCGGCGACGCGCCGTCCTTCAGGATGGAGGACCTGCCCGTG GATGTTCAAGCTGTTATAATGTCGCTTCTTCCACTGAAAGAGGCTGTGAGGACAAGCATTGTTTCAACAAGTTGGAGAATGCTCTGGACATTCCGCTGTAATTTATCTTTTAAAGGCCCCCGTTATCTGCATGAGAATGATACCAAAATACAACAAGCAAAATGCATTGAGACAGTAAATTGTGTTATTCAGCAGCATAGTCGGATAGGGATCAATAAGTTCAGCATCAGGTGTGGCCTGTTCGAGGAGGACTCTGTTCATCTCGACAGGTGGATTCGGTTTGCCGCCTCATCGAAGGCAAAGATAATACATCTTGATCTGAGGTTCAAGGACGTGTTCGAAGAAGTAAACCACTTGCATCTTGAGGCCTTATTAGATGCTCAAGGTAGCTCATTTCTACGGTCCTTGTTTCTTGGAGGTGTTGTTATAAAGCCACACTCAGCAATATGTGGCTTTACAATACTCAGAAGGCTTGTTCTGCAATCAGTCACGATATCCGGAGACTTTACAGGCTTTTTGGCAAATTGTGCAGCACTTGAGGACCTAGAGATGATCGAGTGCTCCGGTTTAACTAATTTAATCATACCACAGCAACTTGATAAACTCCAGCATTTGCTAATTGATGGAATGGAAGTGGAGATGGTCGAGTTTTATGCTGCAGATCTTTCTCATTTTGAGTACAAAGGGCAAGTGGTCCCCATAGTGCATCATGGTTGCTCAAAATTAAAGAAGGCAACAATAATGTTTAGTGGTAAGAAAGGACTGGCCAAGGCATTCACTGCAGTTCCAAGCATTTTGCCAGTGAAGATATTAAATGTGCGATCTGTTGCTCTATCAAAATATTCACAG TTGCAGAAACTGCCAACAAGACCTGACGGAATGTTTATGCATTTGAGGCACATGACTTGTAGAATAATTGTCCATTCAAGACCACAAGAAGCCAATTACGACATTGAAGTTCTTCAACTGGCCTATTGTTTGGATGCTGCACCCCAACTGGAGACATTGCAATTGAAT ATGTTCTATGTGTCATCCAGTGGTGTGTCCAGTGCTGAGGTGGTGGGTATGCGCCGGCATGATCATCTCAAGGCAGTCTTCATGAGCGGGTTTCGCTGTTACAAGGCTCAGATTAAGCTGGCGTGCTGTATCTTGGGAAATGCTTCTGTTCTTGAGAAACTGACAATAGAACCAAGGATCACAGGCACAAGATATCTGGGTGATAATACCGACCTGCACAAAATTTTACCAGGGGTCTGTGAGTGGGCGCAACTTACCTCCGAGCGCTTCG AGAAAAAAGCCGGAGGAAAAACTACTGCAACTGGGAGCAAAACTAATCGAGCGGGTGGCAAGTGA